The Mammaliicoccus sciuri genome window below encodes:
- a CDS encoding DUF2487 family protein, whose protein sequence is MLFNHVDLKELKNNLEYIDTAIIPVSNIDMNHQLLTSCDQNETVQLVGMLAEKQFKGRLLLTPTFFTSGNQYDHVVSFIQSLKEYGLNNIIILSSDQVELSVDHELYKVNTIPMGDLDDDMKRTLIEDEVKQFMKFIIRTWNK, encoded by the coding sequence ATGTTATTTAATCATGTTGACTTAAAAGAATTAAAAAACAACTTAGAATATATCGATACAGCCATCATTCCTGTATCTAATATTGATATGAATCATCAATTATTAACATCATGCGACCAAAATGAAACAGTTCAACTTGTTGGCATGTTAGCAGAAAAACAATTTAAAGGTAGATTATTACTTACACCAACATTTTTCACAAGTGGTAATCAATACGATCACGTCGTATCGTTTATACAAAGTTTAAAAGAGTATGGCTTGAACAATATAATTATTTTAAGCAGTGATCAAGTAGAACTGAGTGTCGATCACGAATTGTATAAAGTAAACACGATTCCAATGGGTGACTTAGACGATGATATGAAACGCACACTTATCGAAGACGAAGTCAAACAATTTATGAAGTTTATCATTAGAACATGGAATAAATAG
- a CDS encoding IS3 family transposase (programmed frameshift) — MYKTRLPVKLYQEIFDLHEKGYSFQNVIDKLNLDISDSVIRFKYKVYKQHGITALINKNRNKIYTREFKEKVVKEYLETNKTYSDLAAYYNISHHATLKNWVVKYTEGKENKSYFPYLEVDTMNTRKTTFEERIEIAKYCIENNRDFNKTAEKYQVNYSQVCNWVKKYEKHGDIGLVDGRGKGKPVEALTREEELELKIKALEQRNKFLQMENGVLKKQEEIERQDESKIKQIAAYKTIEALKDKYPIKWICAALEISRASYYKWKNREVSESERFNNELKDEIFRIYHEHDGIYGYRRIYIYLRLYTKFQVNHKRVYRIMKKYGLKAVIRKKRRQYKLSKPEITSQNILNRKFTTSKVNKVWLTDVTEFKLKNGSKVYLSTIYDLGAKKVISHVVSSQNNNKLVYDTFNKAIIKRNTEGIIFHSDRGFQYTSVLFREMIKNASMKQSMSRVGRCIDNGPMEGFWGLLKSEVFKDKSQTFNDIKHATKQINEYIKFYNSKRISLKMAALIKAQPTY, encoded by the exons ATGTATAAAACTAGACTACCTGTTAAACTGTATCAGGAAATCTTCGATTTGCATGAAAAGGGTTATTCCTTTCAAAATGTAATTGATAAGTTAAATTTAGATATTAGTGATAGTGTGATTCGATTTAAATATAAAGTGTATAAGCAACATGGTATAACAGCACTTATAAATAAGAATCGAAATAAAATCTATACACGCGAATTTAAAGAAAAAGTTGTTAAAGAATATCTAGAGACTAATAAGACGTATTCAGATCTAGCAGCCTATTACAATATTTCACATCATGCTACTTTAAAAAACTGGGTGGTAAAGTATACTGAAGGAAAGGAAAATAAATCTTATTTTCCATATCTGGAGGTAGACACTATGAATACTAGAAAAACAACATTTGAAGAGAGAATTGAAATAGCTAAATATTGTATTGAAAATAATAGAGACTTTAATAAGACAGCTGAAAAGTACCAAGTTAACTATTCACAAGTCTGTAATTGGGTAAAAAAGTATGAAAAACATGGTGATATTGGTTTAGTAGATGGTAGAGGTAAAGGAAAACCAGTTGAAGCTTTAACTAGAGAAGAAGAACTTGAATTAAAAATAAAAGCACTTGAACAAAGAAATAAATTTCTCCAAATGGAGAATGGGGTATTAAAAAAGCAGGAAGAAATAGAGAGGCAG GATGAATCGAAAATCAAGCAAATAGCAGCATACAAGACAATCGAAGCATTAAAAGATAAGTATCCAATCAAATGGATATGCGCCGCACTTGAAATATCGAGAGCAAGTTATTATAAATGGAAAAACAGAGAGGTTTCAGAATCTGAAAGATTCAATAACGAATTAAAAGATGAGATTTTCAGGATTTATCATGAACATGATGGCATATATGGATATCGAAGAATTTATATTTATCTGAGATTATATACTAAATTCCAGGTTAATCATAAACGCGTATATAGAATTATGAAGAAGTATGGATTAAAAGCTGTCATTAGAAAAAAGAGAAGGCAATATAAACTTAGTAAGCCAGAAATCACTTCTCAAAATATCCTAAACAGAAAATTTACAACAAGTAAAGTTAATAAGGTCTGGTTAACAGATGTGACAGAATTTAAATTGAAAAATGGATCTAAAGTGTATTTAAGCACTATTTATGATTTAGGTGCTAAGAAAGTCATCAGCCATGTAGTCTCATCTCAAAACAATAATAAGCTTGTATACGATACCTTTAACAAAGCCATAATTAAAAGAAATACCGAAGGCATTATATTTCATAGCGACAGAGGATTCCAATATACGAGTGTTCTATTTAGAGAGATGATTAAAAATGCTTCTATGAAGCAAAGCATGTCTCGTGTAGGTAGATGTATTGATAATGGTCCTATGGAAGGCTTTTGGGGGTTACTCAAATCAGAGGTATTCAAAGACAAATCTCAAACATTCAATGATATAAAACACGCCACAAAGCAAATAAATGAATATATAAAATTTTATAATTCTAAAAGAATTTCATTAAAAATGGCTGCACTTATAAAAGCACAGCCAACATATTGA